The following coding sequences lie in one Sorghum bicolor cultivar BTx623 chromosome 6, Sorghum_bicolor_NCBIv3, whole genome shotgun sequence genomic window:
- the LOC110436522 gene encoding ubiquitin recognition factor in ER-associated degradation protein 1-like, producing MFYGGYAYHGNSFEQTYRCYPASFFDKPHLEGGDKVIMPPSALDRLASLHIEYPMLFELHNDATQRISHCGVLEFVAEEGMIIMPYWMMQNMLLQEGDTVHVKNATLPKGTYVKLQPHTTDFLDISNPKAILEKTLRNFSCLTTGDSIMVAYNNKQYYIDIVETKPASAVSIIETDCEVDFAPPLDYKEPEKPRQPTVPAGKAPAEDGNTVVEDEPKFKPFTGSGKRLDGKASKLQSSVGPSTALSAPSDSNKRGNQQMSAPAASGASNYSRQKTGKLVFGSSASNNKEPQKAPVKEEEPAKKDEPRFQAFSGKSYSLKR from the exons ATG TTTTACGGGGGATATGCTTACCATGGCAACTCGTTTGAGCAAACGTACCGTTGCTATCCAGCATCCTTTTTTGATAAG CCACACCTGGAAGGTGGCGATAAAG TAATAATGCCACCGTCAGCCCTTGATCGTCTTG CCTCCTTGCACATCGAGTACCCTATGCTATTTGAGCTGCACAATGATGCAACCCAGCGGATTTCACACTGTGGTGTTTTGGAGTTTGTGGCAGAAGAAGGCATGATCATCATGCCCTATTGG ATGATGCAAAACATGCTTCTTCAAGAGGGTGACACTGTCCATGTCAAAAATGCAACTCTTCCCAAGGGCACATATGTGAAATTGCAACCTCACACAACTGATTTTCTGGATATTTCAAATCCAAAAGCCAT CTTGGAAAAAACTTTAAGAAATTTCTCCTGCTTAACCACGGGAGACAGCATCATGGTAGCCTACAACAACAAACAATATTATATTGATATCGTTGAAACAAAGCCTGCTTCAGCAGTTAGCATTATTGAGACAGACTGTGAAGTGGACTTTGCACCTCCTCTTGATTATAAAGAACCTGAGAAACCACGACAACCAACAGTTCCTGCAGGCAAGGCACCTGCTGAAG ATGGAAACACTGTAGTGGAGGATGAACCAAAATTCAAACCATTTACTGGTTCTGGAAAGAGGTTGGATGGAAAAGCCTCAAAACTGCAATCATCTGTGGGTCCTTCCACTGCACTTTCTGCACCTTCAGATTCAAACAAAAGAGGAAACCAGCAAATGTCAGCACCGGCAGCTTCGGGAGCTAGCAATTACAGTCGACAGAAAACTGGAAAGCTTGTTTTTGGTTCAAGTGCAAGCAACAATAAGGAACCACAAAAG GCTCCTGTTAAAGAGGAGGAACCCGCGAAAAAGGACGAGCCCAGGTTCCAAGCCTTCAGCGGGAAGAGCTACTCATTGAAACGTTAG